DNA from Acetobacter aceti NBRC 14818:
GCTGTGCAAGCCAGGCCAGGAACGCCGTGCCGATATGCCGACGATTGGCCCCAGAACCATTGAGGAAGCGGCTCAGGCAGGTCTTGTCGGGATAGCGTTCGAGGCTGGCGCAACCCTGTTGACGGATCCGAAGGCCTGTATTGTGGCGGCGGACAAGGCAGGTTTGTTTTTGTTTGGTGTTTGAGGGATTTACCTCGCGCCAATTAAGTATACTGAAAATTTTGATTATGAATTATCGTTTTCACAAGAATTTACCATATTTCATTGAGTGATTTTTGCATGGAAACACAATACATTATGTAATATATAATTTAATTTTTATTAAGGATTATACGGCCTTGCCCCAGGATTCAGTCAAAATGACTTCGGTTCATGCTGGTCGCGATATATCGGTCGATATCATTCGTGGAATAGCCATCATTCTGGTTGTTCTGGGTCATGCGAACAGAGGCCAGATGGAAACGATGGCCATTGCTCCGGCGAGTTTGCAGTTCCTCGATTTTATTGTTTATGCAGTGCATATGCCTGTATTTTTCTTTGTTTCAGGATATTTTACTTTTGTTTCCTTGAGCAAAAGAAAGAAATCAATATTCCTTAAGAGTAGAGTTTCAAATATAGTCTGGCCATACTGCTTGTGGTCGATTATTTATTGTTTTGTGGGGCATGTGATGTCTTCTCTGACACACGTGCATCATATGGTGGCCTGGCATCAGATTCTGTTGATCGGTTGGCAGCCCATCAGTGTTCTGTGGTTTCTTTACGCTCTGTTTTTCATGCAGATCGGTGCTGTTCTGCTGTGGCGTTATCCTGTCGCTATTCTGGCGCTTAGTCTCGTTGTGGACCTTGCTGTGGTCTTTGTGCCTTCAGCCATGCTGCCCAAAATCGTCCTTGATATTATTGTTCAGACACCATTTTTCTATGTTGGTCTTTTGCTGGCTGAGAGAGGTTTGCCTGCGCTGCCGACTGTCAGGCGGGCAGGCTTGTGGAGCACAGGCATTCTAGTGGTCTATGGGGGGCTCGCCTACGCAATGTTTGAGGGGCATGTGGGACGACCCGTCCAGTTCATCATGTTGCCG
Protein-coding regions in this window:
- a CDS encoding acyltransferase family protein, with amino-acid sequence MTSVHAGRDISVDIIRGIAIILVVLGHANRGQMETMAIAPASLQFLDFIVYAVHMPVFFFVSGYFTFVSLSKRKKSIFLKSRVSNIVWPYCLWSIIYCFVGHVMSSLTHVHHMVAWHQILLIGWQPISVLWFLYALFFMQIGAVLLWRYPVAILALSLVVDLAVVFVPSAMLPKIVLDIIVQTPFFYVGLLLAERGLPALPTVRRAGLWSTGILVVYGGLAYAMFEGHVGRPVQFIMLPVAFLGLLGLAFLSRALLHNASLSFLASGLARLGQASLAIYLLHILVLALVPRILHQMHVYAAVPALICGTLVGVAGSYVLYLGLEKIRIARFLALR